The sequence AGTATGTGGCTTGTGTCATTTCTGTCAAAGAAGTAGCCCGGATAAGCGTCTGTCATGATGCCGTGCCTGTTGAATATCTTGCGGATATTTACTCCCGGAAAGTCAAGCCAGAAGTGGAAATAACAGTTTCTTTCATCCCACTCCGCTTTAGGTTTAAGATGCTTTTCACACAGCCTCAGCGCCGCTTCACGTCTTTTCAGCACAAAAGCTTTAATATCCTTCATCATAACATACATCATGCCACTTCTGAACATCTCATCGGCCACAATCTGCATAAAAAAGTTTGCTTTGACACCGTTCTGGATAAAAACATTGCTGAAATGCTCAATGAGGTATCTGTCCGCAATGATCCATGAGAGCTGGAAGTCAAAGGGATAACATTTAAGCATGCTTCCCATATAAATAACGTTTCCGTGAGTATCAAGTGATTTAAGAGGGTTCAGAGAAATTCTTGAGTGCCATATATTGGCAGAGTGGTCTATTTCTACTACCGGAATTACGTATTTATCCACCAACTCAATGAGTTCAAGCCTTCTCTTTCTGCTCATGACAATTCCGGTAGGTCCCTGATCGGTCGGATCGAGATGAAGGATCGGACAGCACCTGTGCTTAGCAATTTTTTTTTCAAGATCAGAAACGGAGATTCCATGTCGGTCAAGCTTGATGGGAGTCATGTTCATTCCAAGGGAGTGAATGTTTGAAATAGTATTGATTATGTTTGTCTGTTCGTATAAAAAACTTGAATTGGTATTCAGAAGCGATTCATAGACATAATAGAGCCTCTGGATAGTCTCAGAGGATATAAGAACGTTTTCCACATCCGTTTTTATACCCATGCGTTCAACATGACGCACCACTGACTCCCGCAGAGCGGTGAGACCGTATTTTGTAAGCTCAAGGTTTTTTTTTTCGTTTATCCTCAATGCGGATGTTTTCATGGCATCATGAAGATACTCCGCTGTATGAAAGCTGTTGCTGAGACTGAAATTGGTAAGCCCGTTGGAGTTTCCCCAAAACCTGTATTCTTCAAAGCTGGTTTTGTGTCTCGCCTTTTTTATATAGCTTTGCCAGTTCACCTGTTTGCTGTCGAGCCTGTTTGTTATTACATAGCCTGATTTAGGGTAGGAAACCAGCAGTCCTTCATGCTGAAGCTGGCTGAAAGCAGAAATCAATGTAGTTTTACTTATCCCGAGCTTGGTCATAAGTTGTTCCCGACCGGGCATTTTTGTTCCGTTTTTGAGTTCCCCGTTTTTTATTTTTTCTCTGAAAAAATTTGCAAGCTGCATATACATTGGGAGTTTTGATGTACTGTCTGCTTTCCATTCATATAACATAAATACACTCCTGATCAGGAATAAAAAATTCAATTGTTTGTGACTCTCTCTGCAAAAAACGGAACTGCTTTTCTATAAAATAGCCTGAAACAGCTCTTTCCGAAAGTCCCAGATTATCTTCAAGTATAGGGACAAGATTGCGGATACCTCAGTTAACTTGTGGGA is a genomic window of Geovibrio thiophilus containing:
- a CDS encoding PLP-dependent aminotransferase family protein; the protein is MLYEWKADSTSKLPMYMQLANFFREKIKNGELKNGTKMPGREQLMTKLGISKTTLISAFSQLQHEGLLVSYPKSGYVITNRLDSKQVNWQSYIKKARHKTSFEEYRFWGNSNGLTNFSLSNSFHTAEYLHDAMKTSALRINEKKNLELTKYGLTALRESVVRHVERMGIKTDVENVLISSETIQRLYYVYESLLNTNSSFLYEQTNIINTISNIHSLGMNMTPIKLDRHGISVSDLEKKIAKHRCCPILHLDPTDQGPTGIVMSRKRRLELIELVDKYVIPVVEIDHSANIWHSRISLNPLKSLDTHGNVIYMGSMLKCYPFDFQLSWIIADRYLIEHFSNVFIQNGVKANFFMQIVADEMFRSGMMYVMMKDIKAFVLKRREAALRLCEKHLKPKAEWDERNCYFHFWLDFPGVNIRKIFNRHGIMTDAYPGYFFDRNDTSHILLCPASIEEEKLEETISRIRLLVEKSC